In the Epinephelus fuscoguttatus linkage group LG10, E.fuscoguttatus.final_Chr_v1 genome, CTGGAGCTGATGCCGTCTGGACCCGCAGCCTTCCTCGTCTTTATCTtcctcagctgatctctcacctgacaggtagtgaaggacaagctggagcagaggggctgtgtgctgggggGTGGGGCTGATGAGGTGGGGGGAGGGCTGGGGGTTGGTGAGATATCTGGGGTAGCGGGGGTGAGGGAGGTGTTGAAACAGTGTGCCAGGAGTGTAGGTGGggggaaggtgaaggtgataAGGGGGGTTGCTGCCGTGATGTCTGGGCCAGGGGAGGGGCAGACTGAAcaaatctattgaagaacagattcagatcTATCACTCAGTTTTTCCCAGGGGGGGTGAGTGGTATGCCTCCGTGgtgttggcataaaataaatccagtgttttattgtctctggtgtggcaggaaacatactgggtgaaggtgggcagggtggtggatggacaggCGTGGTTGAAGTCCCCGGAGATCAGAAGGAGGGCCTGAgggtgctgtgtttgcagcctaCTGCTACCATAATGACATGAGAAAACTCCCAAACTCCCTGGGTAGATAATATGGTCTCGTGCCAACAGCCAGCCGCGCACTGTCCCTGCAGCAATGCTGTTCCTTGATAGTGATGTGCCCAGAATTACACCATCTATCATTCACAAATACAGCCagccctcctcctttcctcttaccGTTGCCCGCCCGCTCATGTCTGATGAGCTGGAATCCGTCCAGCGCGGCAATTGTGTCCGGTACTTCCGCGTTCAGCCATGTCTCGGTAAACACCAGCACGCTGCTCTGCCGGTACTCCCTCTGATGGCGAGTCAGCGCAGACAGCTTGTCCATCTTGTTGGGAAGCGATCTTACGTTCCCCATGACGATGGATGGGAGGACGGGTTTGTACCGTCTCCTCCGGTGTCGGCACTGCACTTGGCGCGACATCCCCGTCACCTTCTCCGCAGCTCGCGGGGAATATCGTGCCTCTCTGCGGGCCGCACCGCGGTGTGACGCAGTGCTAACAGCTGGTCCCGGGTGTAAACAATGAAGCCACGGCTGGGCGCCGGGTCCCCACACACGATCATGTCCATGGAAAAATAGGAGAAAGACCGCTATAAAGAGAGCGATCTTCATCTCCATATCAAAACAGAACATAAGTGCTAGCTAGCTTACTGAAAAAACTCcaaataaaaaagttaaatgaaaaagaaattgagAAAAGCTCAGCAGTGAGCAGGAGCTGCTCTAACAGGCATCCACAGTGGGGGCGCCATCTTGAATAGAGGAAGCGGAGAGGTACACGAAGGAGATGAAGAGAAAGAgcaatacttttatttatttagcgcTTTTCAAACTTAAGCTCAAAAGCCCCGTTTCCCAGGAACAATGCTCTGCAACGCTTTTTGTTCCCCCCAAATAGGATTGGGATGTATGCCATCCCGGTCGAAattaatacaaatatatatGAAATTTACAGTGTGGTGATGAATGTTGTCAGCTCATTAAAATTGAGTAACATTGCAAGTTAACGTTCCATATTAAAAGTCGcaggcagtcggcccagtgaattaagttatttttttgattcgactccagctgctgcaagaggcagcaagacattctttcattttatagttacagtttactaataaaactctccatggtaTGAACATTGGTTACATgagctttaaaaccagccactaCTCAGCcttgagcagagtgactgtctgctattcaccaatcaacggactgcagtgttcacagctccacctcttagtaccagatctgtgtgctcgGTTCCCCAACGGGAGGGTggccaaaaatggggacggtatggaacagttccattgTTACCATCCAcaatttttcacagtggaaatggaaaaaaaagtgtaccaaactgaactgaccTGTACCAtactgtactgcttggtggaaacagggcttaagtgCTTTCAAGATTAAAATATGTCATGCAAAGCAGATAGAATGCCAATATACAAACAAACTCTTgaatttaaaacagtaaaagtgCAAAATATATGGAAATGGTTATACAAATAGTGACGTGGTCAAACTGAAACAAGCACACTTTAAATATGTGATGACAATAAGTAAAAATAACTTGAAAGTAAACTAGTTTatcttgaaaaaacaaaaggaatcACACCATCAGTGGACCTTATCCCCTATCTTGCAGCACTTTTGTCTGACTTTATAGCTGTTGTGCTGTTTTGGGTACAGAGTAATTTATCTTTTCTATTATCCTATCTATTAATATAATTGGCTTGATTATAAATATGGtaacaacacaaacaagaaTTGTGCCCAGTtttcaatattttgtgttttatgagTTAGAGAAACTATCTGCGTCACCTGAATGGAACATTAATTACTTTAATgtggaattattttttttttctattttattcttttcCAGCAAGGATGAGGACAAATCTCCCCAAACTCCCTACGTCTATTTATACAATACGGGTCGTGTCTATGATGATAGGCCGCTAAGAGTGGTCAGCGTTTGCCGATTAGTAATCTACACTTTCCCCTTCGACATACAAAACTGCTCGCTGACCTTTGGaccatttttacactttggtaAGTCTGCTGAAAAACACAGCCCAGTCggtagaagaaaatgttggcactgtgtATCTCTGCAAAAAACAGGACCAGGATCAGTTGATAGTGTAATAAAATGACTAATTAGACAAAAAGGCTTTGGTGTAAAGTAACTCTTAATTAATGACAGCTTTTCAAATCTATGATCTTTGATTACTTTCTACATCGTTGCTTTCCCTGCCGTGACAGTGGTCCAATACAGGTTtatttactgagacatcactgctttcccTTTTTGTCTGGTGATGGGGttaaaaaaattacagcaaaataACATCCAAGCTTGTACTTGGAGTACAatgaaaaatgtcacttttaaGTTAAGAgtttaattacaattttttggacTAATTATACATTTTCAATAATGATACCTGAATGCTTTACACAAGAGTCAAATGAAATTTCAAAAGGATTTAATTCATTACTTTAAATATCTCTaggtgtgaaattttgtgaACTCAGCTTTGACAGCTTCGCTCTACTCATGTGCAGAATACCACAAGATACATTTCACACAGACTGGGCATCTATCATGGACAaactttttttacattttattccaGCTGAAGACATAAAGATGATTGAAAAGCTCACAGCTGCAGAGATCCTTGAGGAGTCCAGACAAGTGATGCAGACCAGAGGAGAGTGGGAGCTGGTAGATATCGAACAAGCTCAAACTACCCTTGAAATCACTGCTGGAAGTTACTCTGAGATCAAATATTATGtaagctattttattttattgtgtattCACATGATGAAATATTTATCTGTTTAACATCACTTTATAACtgtgacacattaaaaaaaaacaggtgtaGAATTTCTATgtgaatttttattatttctataATTATTTTGGAAAGGTCAAAGTGACAGGATACACTAAAAAGTAAAGCAGTAAAACACAATCTGCCAAGATGaaagttattttgttttgttttttctttctttgtttcatttttaagattttaatgtAATGGATGTCCTTTCAGTGCAACATTTTTCATTGTGGAAGCATATAAACAGAGAACAAATGGGGACCAATTATTGATCCTTGGGGAACACCAAAGGTCTGAGtgaccaccaaaaaaaaaaaagccttagaAATCACAACAGAAGAAGTTTCATGGGGGGTGGAGGAAGTGTTTTCTGTTCTCAGCAAAGGTCTCATTTCACTATTGTAAAGTCTCACTAAAACCTTGAgcctttgtatttgtttttcatcCCAAGATCATTTTGAGACGTAGGCCAGTCCTCTATGTGATAAATCTCCTGTTGCCCAGCTGCTTCCTCATCATAGTGGACCTCTTCAGCTTCCTGCTGCCTCCCCACAGCGTGGACCGCTCCTCCTTTAAGATGACCCTCATCCTGGGCTACACCGTTTTCCTGCTCATCATGAACAACCTGCTGCCAACCACTGGAAATACAACACCTCTAATGAGTGAGTGACACCTGTCATACAGTATAAGTAGATTTAAATTAGCCAGCAACAGCTCTTGTTGAGATGAAGGCCATGCTATTTCTTTTACATTTGGACCAGAAGCCATTGCTGCCTATAAATTTGCTCAGTCAGGATGTAATTTCAACCATTCAAATCAGAGGGGACAGGTATTTCTGTTGTTTGGTTTATTCATGTGGGTGATATTTTGTCAGTACCATTTATATAAATGAGGGTAggctaaaaaacaaaagcacctCTCTGTCTAATGCAGtgcagttcaacagcaccatTAATACATCCTCCAAAATGACCATAGAATTGAACCGTCTCTCTAAAACAGTTTACCAAAACCTGAACGTTATAACATTCACGAAGGTAGGATTTATTTTGGGACTCATAAATcagactgcattagttttagcGAGGTGTTCCTAGTAAACTAGCACCTGCATTTATGTGCTGAAAAGTGTCTCTTAATTTTTTCCCACCCCTTTTCTGCTGGTttcctgcagatgttttattctCAGTCAGTCTGGCTCTGATGGTGGCCAGCCTGTTGGAGACAGTGTTTATCACCAACATCCAGTTCAGCTACAGCCACTACAGAAAGGTGCCTCCCTGGCTCAGTGTCTTTGTGCTCCAATATCTGGCTGTTATTGTTTGTCTCCCTCCAAAAAAGAAGAGCAACCGTGTCACAGTCTCCCTTCACCAACCTGTTACAGgtacagtgacatcatcattatttttaaaatcatattttatatGCAATACAAAGTTCTAATGATAATAAAAGGAATGTATGAGAAAATTGAGTGTGAAGGTTCTCCTGCATTCTAGATCTCGGAAGGAGTAATTTGAAAGAATAATCTTAACGCAAGCTCAACTTACTGCCTTCTTTTCAGAGCTCGTGACTGCATCTCAtgctcttaaagggaaattttggtttatttcaacccatctcctatcgtcctaaatttgtttcaagtgactagtgacatagaaataatagttagcatgttagccgttagcctagatacagccgtagcgtcagacctgttaaaacgtaagtgaacgggcataccttcaagtgcaaagttagtccactgaacaagctttttttccacaaagaccgcctcatatcgttaggataaatgtcagagaacatatagaaaatgacatgtaaacatgttgtcttaccttactggtgtgctgccatgtgtgtttatccctctagctctgctttccaaagcgcagccgaaatatatctcgtgagctctagataaagcccagctggatactaacgttactctaggtggaggtgtctcgtcttcggtcacatccagaccggtcccattccttgcaacagaggcattcctcttctgtgggcactgggcacagcattcacaggtacaccaccaatctccagagctaaagccttgcagcagccattcctcctctctcgtcctctaacgttacctgttgcgcctctctctctcctcctccgttcttcaatttcacgaagctcttcgtcagtgtattctggctcaaataaataagggcagccatcaaactctgcaaaatcaaattcctcctccacaaagtcaaagtctggcaaaaaaTCAGCCATTATTCtgtaaatctttcataaaataaatgaatgaacttttcaggctactgtccagttctgccttccagctgttgctgcttgttcaggcacgctatgagatcactgcttgttctcgcgatatttcggctgcgctttggaaagcagagctagagggataaacaaacatggcaccacaccagtaaggtaagacaacacgtttacatgttgttttctgtatgttctctgacatttatcctaacgatatgaggcggtctttgtggaaaaaaagcttgtttagtggactaactttgcacttgaaggtatgcccgttcacttacgttttaacaggtctgacgccacagctgtatctaggctaacggctaacatgctaactattatttctttgtcactagtcacttgaaacaaatttgggatgataggagacgggttgaaataaaccgaaatttccctttaatcatCAGTGGAGTTTGTTCATATATCATAGAGATGTACCTGAAAGCTTTGAAAAAATGTGGTGCAAGGATCTTGGTGAATACATTCTCTAGGACATTTCTTGGGAAGAACTATTGGTACTGGAAACAGACACTAGAGGCAAGACTATTATGTCTCAGAAACTGAGAGACTTGCTTGCTGCTAACAGCGGCCAGTTAAGACTTTCGGGGAAACTCGCGCTCATGAACTTTAGTTCGTCAATGTGAGCATAAGTGTACATACCGTGCAGCTGCGTGCACATATGCCACTTCCTGTATTTAGCGGGTGGGCAGATGCTAATGTCAATCCCTGAATAGTAcctgcctttaaaaaaacaaaaaaacaaaaacatgtcacaCCTTGTACTGCACTATCACTCTAATCTTGATTTTTCTTTCCATATCTAGCAATGAATACCGGCTTCATTTCCTTGAGAGATGTTCAGAGCACGTCTGGTCTGCCAGTGAACCCCCCTCCAGATCCCATCCTGGAGGAACTGAGGAGGCTGAGCAGAGATCTCGGAGCCATCCGCCATCAGATGGACAAACACTTCCAGGAGAACAGTACATTACAGGAATGGCAAATGATCGCATTAGTTATTGACCGTCTGCTGTTTGGTTTGTACATTGTCTTCTTCATGTTCTGCTTTATCACCATTGTAGTTATCTGGACACAGAGTAACGCATATGTAGGTTGATTTGATGGAAGAGTTTATCACAGTGATACTGATTACCAACAAAAGTTTGAAAGTTTGACAATTTacagttttttaatttaatctttattttattttatatactttattattattattattttcttaataGTTCTTGAGTGAGTTCTGGAGATGATAATATTCTCAGAACGTTAATCTGAATCTACCCTTGATAAATCTATGTTTATCAAATCAGTGTGTTTGGATGTGAATTATTTGGCTGCAGTACTGGCACTATCAGTCCTGGTTTGGGACCctgctattattattactcaTATAAAATGCCCAGAGACAGAGTGATACTTTGACTGCTAGTTCACAGCTACTAACACTGACAAGGCTTAAGAATTGGGAAGGCATCCTGAATACAGCAAATGGAAGTgttgatgggtttttttctgaAGAAAATGGCTCTTGTGTCTGATGAGTAtccaacagttttttttccttttgtctgaTATCTTTTCTTTCTAAATTCAGGCTTTATTCAGCCTGTATTCTTAGGTAAGGTTTTCCCATAGGTGCTGTCCATAATGCCATTTTAAGAAGCATTTTGTTGCTGatagtgttttatttatttatttttttaaaatgtaatttaattttatttactttattaatccccgtggggaaattcaatttttcactctgtttgtcaattacacacaggtccgaacacacacatgcacaaacaggacctatacatgctataagtggagagatgtcagagtgggctgcccatgacaggcgctccaaGTGCTTGGGGGTGtccggtgccttgctcaggggcacctcggcagtgcccaggaggtgaactggcacctctccaacTACCAGTCCACGCTGTAACCCTTTTTCAAATGTGTGGAAATAGTGGTCAGATACCTactgcatggaaaaaatcaACCATAATACCTATCCCCAAATCAAAAAACCCCAAGGAACTAAACAAATACAGGCCAATTGCACTGACCTCTTTGGTAATGAAAAGCTTTGAAAAAATTCTGAAGGATGAAATTATCTCATTAACTTTAGACAAACTGGACCCACTACAGTTTGCCTATCAGGTGGGTAAAGGTGTGGAGGATGCGAAGCTCTTCATTCTAGATAGATTGTACAAGCACCTCGAACAACCTAAATCCCATGCCAGACTTTTATTTGCTGATTTTAGCTCTGCTTTTAACAAGATGCAGCCTCATATTTTAATTGAAAGGCTATCCTGTCATTTTATGCTACCAGATCagattttattgatgattttaaactttttaacaAACAGACTGCAGCAGGTCTTTGTGAATGGATGCATGTCCTCCGTTATACAGTCAAACACAGGCTGTCCCCATGGCTGTGTCCTTTCTCCCCTGCTTTTTATTCTTtacacagacagctgcagatcctctcaagaaaacagctgtcttGTCAAGTTTTCAGATGACACAGTCTTACTGTCTCTTCTTCAGGGCCACCATTCAAATCACGGTTGTGCCCTCCCTGAATTTGTCAGTTGGTGTGATGATAGCTTCCTCGACCTAAATGTGTCAAAAACCAAAGAAATGATCATAGATTTAAGGAAATCCAGTGTCGACCCCAAACCAAGCACTATCCATGGTGAAGAGGTACAAATAGTACAAACGTACAAATACCTGGGCACTGTGTTTGACTCACAACTAAAattcagtgaaaacactgacagcattGTAAAGCGAGCAAACCAAAGGATCCATCTGCTGAGGAAACTCAACTCCTTCGGTATCAGCAGAAATATCTTGTGTACCTTTTATCAAACTTTTATTGAGAGCcttttaacattttcttttatatgCTGGTTTGGTGGTCTATCTATGAAAGACACAAAGTGtctgaatgacatcatcagagtgTGCTGTAAAATTACTGGAGTCCAGCTTAAGGACCTCTGCTCTCTCTGGAAAACACGGGTGGTGCAGAAAGCAGACAGGATATTATCCCACCCTGATCATGCTCTGGCCAGTGAGTTTGTAATCATGCCCTCAGGTCGGCGGTATTATGTGCCAGTGCGGAAAACAAACCGCTATGCAAATTCTTTTATCCCGTCTGCCCTAAGGCTGCTAAATGCACATTTGCAGAGTGaactgtgatttattttatcGTGAATTGTTGTGAACTGTGAATTGTTTTGCATCCCGCTCTGCTGTGCTGTCACTGGTTGtggttgttgctgttgttgttgctgatgtGATGATGCTTGATTGTGGACGTTGGCTGTTTGTTGCATTGTGTTCTTGTTGCTATGGACAGGCCAACTGTGGAAATGAATTGCCCTTTTGGGactaataaagtattctgaatctgattcTGAATCCATGTTTTGGTCCAaatggggacttgaacaggcgactctccggttcccaacccaagtccctatggactgagctactgccatcCTCAATGCACAAATGTATGCACAAAACATGTGATTTCTGATGTTCATAGAGGAAAGACATTTGTTTGATGAAACCTTGCAGAGAAAGGGAGTCAAACGTTGGCTATCCCTAACCAAAGGGAAGAAATCTTTGACCAAAATACCAGCACATAGAGACTGGACTGATACAGGTAAGAAACATAATATTTATGAATCTGTTTGATTTCTGGTATTCAAACAAGACATTAATAAAATGTGGTGTATGATATCTTCTTAAAATCTCATATAGAACAACAAGCTGATGTTCCCTCTACGTCGAACATGAGCAGAGATTCAGAACCAGACCAGTGAGTCTAACAACTCTGACTCTGAAAGGACTCTCTCTGGAGTCTGGGTCAGTTTTGAATTACAGAAAGGTGTTGAGAAGGGGTACATTGTCACTAAAAGAGATGAGGTGTGGCATTTTGAAGAAAAGACTGATGATCATTGACAGCAGGAGGCTCCAGGCTACCCCAATTTTGCAAAAGGTAATGAGTCTAGAGTCAGGTGCACTGAAGACTACTGTGCCAAAGACGGCATCAGGTTGAACCCCTCAAAAATAGGTGTCAACAAAGCAAAGAGACGTATTAACAAACTACTCCTCAGGTCTTTGTGGGACAGATTTTCAATGCGTGAAAATCTACCCACATGCAAGCTTGTGGCTGATGCTGAACAATTGTCTGCTACATGTTTAGCGACCTGTATGACGTTAGACAATTTTCGTTTGTATCTAATGACGTGGCTTTTGCTCAGTGATGGCTAAAACTAGTAACATCAACATCTTTATTGGCACAATGACTACAGCATATGTACGGCTTATGCTGTATGACCTGATGGACAAGTTAGGGGAGAGGTGTATGTATTCTGACAGACAGTGTGGTTTTCATCTCAAAGGCAGGAGACTGGGTTCCAGAGACAGGTTCCTTTTTAGGGGAGCTTACAGACGAGATTAATGGGGACAGAGGAGGCGATGACCACATTGTAGAGTTTGTGTCAGGTGGTCGAAAATGTTACGCTTATCGTATGCTGCAAACCAAGACACAGTTAAAATGTAAAGGAACCACCCATACCCTCTTCAGTTGACTCTAACTTGTCTGCGGGCAGAGATCTCCAGAACTGATGAATAACAAATTAAGTTTAGGCGGGGACCTCCAGGCCATCTGCCTCAAGGGGAATCGGCAGCTGGTTGGAAGCCAGAGCTCAGAGGAGTGGATCCAGGTGGGTTTCATCATCGACCACCTGCTGTTCGGCCTCGACATCTTCTTCATATCAGTCAACTTCATTACCATCACCATCATGTGGCAGCAGTCATACAGCACATCTGGATTAtgattttaagtttgttttttcatatttgggGGAATTTTCTGAATTATTATGTGTTAACATGCTGTCACATATTCCATGTCAGTTATTACTAAGAATAGAGGAATGTTAAAGGTTTGAAA is a window encoding:
- the LOC125896224 gene encoding 5-hydroxytryptamine receptor 3A-like: MTEVKIVGLIFICFSLLHGFVAALNCTSPTLEALFDGLEKEVFSKKTMRPVKHVSDTLNVSVEMTVEGILGVNEKAQSLTLVIWQVLEWDIAGLSWDEKECGATRISVPREKLWIPDIIIAEFKDEDKSPQTPYVYLYNTGRVYDDRPLRVVSVCRLVIYTFPFDIQNCSLTFGPFLHFAEDIKMIEKLTAAEILEESRQVMQTRGEWELVDIEQAQTTLEITAGSYSEIKYYIILRRRPVLYVINLLLPSCFLIIVDLFSFLLPPHSVDRSSFKMTLILGYTVFLLIMNNLLPTTGNTTPLMNVLFSVSLALMVASLLETVFITNIQFSYSHYRKVPPWLSVFVLQYLAVIVCLPPKKKSNRVTVSLHQPVTAMNTGFISLRDVQSTSGLPVNPPPDPILEELRRLSRDLGAIRHQMDKHFQENSTLQEWQMIALVIDRLLFGLYIVFFMFCFITIVVIWTQSNAYRSPELMNNKLSLGGDLQAICLKGNRQLVGSQSSEEWIQVGFIIDHLLFGLDIFFISVNFITITIMWQQSYSTSGL